One Onychostoma macrolepis isolate SWU-2019 chromosome 10, ASM1243209v1, whole genome shotgun sequence genomic region harbors:
- the ier3ip1 gene encoding immediate early response 3-interacting protein 1: MAFTLYALIQTAILFTNAIAVLHEERFLSKIGWGAEQGIGGFGDEPGIKAQLLNLIRSVRTVMRVPLIAVNSVCIVLLLLFG, from the exons CTGATTCAAACAGCGATATTATTCACTAATGCCATCGCAGTTCTCCACGAAGAGAGGTTTCTCAGTAAAA TCGGCTGGGGAGCAGAGCAGGGTATCGGAGGATTTGGAGATGAACCCGGCATTAAAGCACAACTTCTGAACCTTATTCGCTCTGTCAGGACTGTCATGAGAG TACCTCTGATAGCAGTAAATTCAGTGTGTATCGTCTTATTATTACTGTTTGGATGA